The proteins below are encoded in one region of Pseudomonas helmanticensis:
- a CDS encoding hybrid sensor histidine kinase/response regulator, translating to MDIKFTHRLSYKQARLTVLVGFILGTLLSLLQIGIDYASEDASINREILSLLEISHNPASRIAYNIDAELAQELTLGLLRSPAIISAQLTDNNGTVLASVKRPELQSSYRVISDFLFGAKRQFEDRLYLDHLPNESLGVLSLEVDTYAFGSRFLRRAEITLLNGFARSLILTGILLALFYVMLTKPLVRVIRELSGRDPRSAEPTTLECPAGHGNDEIGVLVKVANQQFENIATEIQQRRNAENRLTDYLGQLENIVSARTAELKAINARLSQSNQELEVARSTALEMAEARSAFLANMSHEIRTPLNGLLGMIALSLDGPLNAEQQQQLSIAHDSGKVLVELLNDILDLSKFDAGQLELENIPFDLGSLIEDTANLLSQNAAPSVELTCLIDPHFPALVLGDPTRVRQIVSNLLSNALKFTRFGRVDVRLSAYKDGVRIEVCDTGIGIAQDAQVKIFQPFTQAGAGITRQYGGTGLGLALTYNLCEAMQGRLTISSETGFGSQFCAELPLPCHTRALAPAPLHGKVLAITAGSSGLAELLQSVLPVWGLEYEQRTIDDSLLGLTPDVLITDCPECLFGLRPTLVAPILLVTAYGSFLPSEEAAALAPLQQQARPLARNALYQNLRRTLQPDTTTINDARLESSPSVRRGRVLLVEDNPVNQLVAKGMLGKLGCEVVVAAHGAEALDQLEYHEFDMVLMDCNMPVMDGYEASRQIRQSGRWPSLPIVALTANAMSEERERCRAAGMSDYLAKPFRREELAALLDQWIPSTTAL from the coding sequence ATGGATATCAAATTCACCCACCGGCTGTCTTACAAGCAAGCCAGGCTTACTGTGCTGGTCGGGTTCATTCTGGGCACGCTGCTCAGCCTGCTGCAAATCGGCATCGATTATGCCAGTGAAGACGCCTCCATCAATCGTGAAATCCTGTCTTTGCTGGAAATCAGCCATAACCCGGCATCGCGCATCGCCTACAACATCGACGCCGAACTGGCACAGGAACTCACGCTGGGTTTGCTGCGTTCGCCGGCGATCATCTCTGCGCAACTGACCGACAACAACGGTACGGTGCTGGCCAGCGTCAAACGCCCCGAACTGCAGAGCAGCTATCGGGTGATCAGCGACTTCCTGTTTGGCGCCAAGCGGCAGTTCGAAGACCGCCTCTATCTTGATCACTTGCCCAACGAATCTCTGGGTGTATTGAGCCTTGAAGTCGACACTTATGCTTTCGGCAGCCGTTTTCTGCGCCGCGCGGAAATCACCCTCCTCAACGGTTTTGCCCGCAGCCTGATCCTGACCGGAATCCTGCTCGCGCTGTTTTACGTCATGCTGACCAAACCACTGGTGCGGGTGATCCGCGAACTCAGCGGGCGTGACCCTCGCTCCGCCGAGCCAACAACTCTGGAGTGTCCGGCCGGGCACGGCAATGACGAGATTGGCGTGCTGGTCAAAGTTGCCAACCAGCAGTTCGAAAACATTGCCACCGAGATCCAGCAACGCCGCAACGCCGAAAATCGCCTGACCGACTACCTTGGGCAACTGGAAAACATTGTTTCGGCGCGCACCGCTGAACTCAAGGCGATCAACGCCCGGCTCAGCCAGTCCAACCAGGAACTCGAAGTCGCGCGCAGCACCGCGCTGGAAATGGCAGAAGCGCGCTCGGCCTTCCTCGCCAACATGAGCCATGAAATCCGCACGCCGCTCAACGGTTTGCTGGGGATGATCGCGCTGTCGCTCGACGGCCCGCTGAACGCCGAGCAACAGCAACAGCTGTCGATTGCCCATGACTCCGGCAAGGTGCTGGTGGAGTTGCTCAACGATATTCTCGACCTGTCCAAGTTCGACGCCGGGCAATTGGAGCTGGAAAATATTCCGTTCGATCTCGGCTCACTGATCGAAGACACGGCCAACCTGCTGTCGCAGAATGCCGCGCCGAGCGTTGAGCTGACTTGCCTGATCGATCCGCACTTCCCCGCTCTGGTACTGGGCGATCCGACCCGGGTTCGACAGATTGTCAGCAACCTGCTGTCCAACGCGCTGAAGTTCACCCGTTTCGGCCGCGTCGATGTGCGCCTGTCGGCTTACAAGGACGGCGTGCGCATCGAGGTCTGCGACACCGGGATCGGCATCGCCCAGGATGCGCAGGTGAAAATATTCCAGCCGTTCACCCAGGCCGGCGCCGGGATTACCCGCCAGTACGGCGGCACCGGGCTGGGACTGGCACTGACCTATAACCTCTGCGAGGCCATGCAGGGACGTCTGACCATCAGTTCCGAGACCGGTTTTGGCAGTCAGTTCTGCGCCGAGTTGCCACTTCCCTGCCACACCCGCGCGCTGGCCCCGGCGCCACTGCACGGCAAAGTACTGGCAATCACTGCGGGCAGCAGCGGCCTGGCCGAGTTGCTGCAAAGCGTGCTGCCGGTCTGGGGCCTCGAGTATGAACAGCGGACCATCGACGATTCGCTCCTGGGCCTGACGCCAGACGTGCTGATTACCGACTGTCCGGAATGTCTGTTCGGCTTGCGACCGACCCTCGTCGCGCCGATTCTGCTGGTGACCGCCTATGGCAGTTTCCTGCCCAGCGAAGAGGCTGCCGCCCTCGCGCCTTTGCAGCAACAGGCACGACCGTTGGCGCGTAATGCGCTCTATCAGAATCTGCGTCGCACCCTGCAACCGGACACCACCACGATCAACGATGCGCGCCTGGAGTCTTCACCCAGCGTGCGGCGTGGGCGGGTGTTGCTGGTCGAGGACAACCCGGTCAATCAGTTGGTGGCCAAGGGCATGCTCGGCAAGCTCGGCTGCGAGGTCGTGGTCGCCGCGCATGGTGCCGAAGCGCTGGATCAGTTGGAGTATCACGAGTTCGACATGGTCCTGATGGACTGCAACATGCCGGTCATGGACGGCTACGAAGCCAGCCGGCAGATTCGCCAGAGCGGACGCTGGCCGAGTCTGCCGATTGTCGCCCTGACCGCCAACGCCATGTCCGAAGAGCGCGAACGCTGCCGGGCGGCGGGCATGAGCGACTATCTGGCGAAACCGTTCCGCCGCGAGGAACTGGCGGCACTGCTGGATCAATGGATTCCGTCTACGACAGCGCTTTGA
- a CDS encoding MarR family winged helix-turn-helix transcriptional regulator yields the protein MNNLSVDSLKLDSQLCFKLYAASRAVIRAYKPMLDQLGLTYPQYLAMLVLWEWQDAAPEQPTVKALGERLALDSGTLTPLLKRLEQLQLVQRQRSARDEREVHLSLTSAGQALREQVGPLKARLLCDSGVDLDRLNDLRNGLDQLLGQIKALS from the coding sequence ATGAACAATCTGTCGGTCGATTCGCTGAAGCTCGACAGTCAGTTGTGCTTCAAACTGTACGCCGCGTCCCGGGCAGTGATTCGTGCCTACAAGCCGATGCTCGATCAACTTGGCCTGACCTATCCGCAATATCTGGCGATGCTGGTGTTGTGGGAGTGGCAGGACGCCGCGCCGGAACAACCGACGGTCAAGGCTTTGGGCGAACGCCTGGCGCTCGACTCCGGCACGCTGACGCCTTTGCTCAAGCGTCTTGAGCAGTTGCAATTGGTTCAGCGGCAGCGCTCGGCCCGTGATGAGCGGGAAGTGCATTTGAGTCTGACGTCTGCTGGCCAGGCGTTGCGCGAACAGGTCGGGCCGCTGAAGGCCCGGCTGCTGTGCGACAGCGGTGTGGATCTGGACCGGCTCAATGACCTGCGCAACGGCCTCGATCAACTGTTGGGGCAGATCAAAGCGCTGTCGTAG
- a CDS encoding glutathione peroxidase, producing the protein MSDNLLNIPCTTIKGEQKTLADFAGKAVLVVNTASKCGFTPQYKGLEQLWQTYKDQGLVVLGFPCNQFGKQEPGNEGAISEFCELNFGVSFPLFKKIDVNGAGAHPLFVQLKKRAPGVLGSQGIKWNFTKFLIGKDGQLVKRFAPATKPQDLSREIEALLK; encoded by the coding sequence ATGAGCGACAACCTGCTGAATATTCCGTGCACCACCATCAAAGGCGAGCAAAAGACCCTGGCCGATTTCGCCGGCAAAGCCGTGCTGGTGGTCAACACGGCGAGCAAATGCGGTTTCACCCCACAGTACAAAGGCCTTGAACAACTCTGGCAGACCTACAAGGATCAGGGCCTGGTGGTGCTGGGCTTTCCTTGCAACCAGTTCGGCAAGCAGGAGCCGGGCAACGAAGGCGCAATCAGCGAATTCTGCGAGTTGAACTTCGGTGTCAGTTTCCCGCTGTTCAAGAAGATCGACGTCAACGGTGCCGGAGCCCATCCGCTGTTCGTACAGTTGAAGAAACGTGCGCCGGGCGTACTCGGCTCTCAGGGCATCAAGTGGAATTTCACCAAGTTCCTGATCGGCAAGGACGGCCAGTTGGTCAAGCGCTTTGCCCCGGCAACCAAGCCGCAGGACCTGAGCCGCGAGATCGAAGCCCTGCTCAAATGA
- the msrB gene encoding peptide-methionine (R)-S-oxide reductase MsrB has protein sequence MEKLEKTLEEWKAMLDPQQYEVCRLSATERPFSGKYNATKTDGVYHCVCCNEALFDSKAKFDSGCGWPSFYEPIGKSAMTEIRDVSHGMIRTEVKCARCDAHLGHVFPDGPPPTGLRYCINSVCLNLEPRE, from the coding sequence ATGGAAAAGTTGGAAAAAACCCTGGAAGAATGGAAAGCCATGCTCGACCCGCAGCAGTACGAGGTTTGCCGCCTCAGTGCGACCGAGCGACCGTTCTCCGGCAAATACAACGCCACCAAAACCGACGGTGTTTACCACTGCGTCTGCTGCAACGAAGCATTGTTCGACTCCAAAGCCAAATTCGACTCCGGTTGTGGCTGGCCGAGCTTTTATGAGCCGATCGGCAAAAGCGCGATGACCGAAATCCGCGATGTCAGCCACGGCATGATCCGTACCGAAGTGAAGTGCGCCCGCTGCGACGCGCATCTGGGTCATGTGTTCCCGGACGGCCCGCCGCCCACCGGCCTGCGTTATTGCATCAACTCGGTGTGCCTGAACCTCGAACCGCGCGAATAA